From the Bacteroidota bacterium genome, one window contains:
- a CDS encoding alpha/beta fold hydrolase: MPIIDETGYKSPYFLSNAHLGTIVPNLLRFTFGVNYQRERIFTADGDFLDIDWSVGGNKRLVILSHGLESSSRATYIVGMVKHFNRHGYDTLAWNFRSCSGEVNLTVPFYHPGQTDDYQLVVDAAIARGYQEIYLAGFSLGGAITLRYLGELGEKVRPEIKRAVVFSVPTDLSASAHHLSEGNQAMYGRAFLFKYRRKMNLKAKKMPEHYDMTAWDHIQTMIDFDEAFNVPWHHHRNAEEFYAATTPKDLLTDIGIPTLIVNAMNDPFLPPACYPWDAASSRDNLFLEVPELGGHVGFMTLSWKGITWSEGRAQAFFEG, from the coding sequence ATGCCGATTATCGATGAAACGGGCTACAAGTCGCCCTATTTTTTGTCCAATGCACATTTGGGAACGATTGTGCCCAATTTGCTGCGGTTTACATTCGGCGTCAATTACCAACGGGAGAGGATTTTTACGGCCGATGGTGATTTTCTGGACATAGATTGGTCGGTCGGCGGCAACAAACGTTTGGTCATTCTCAGCCATGGATTGGAAAGCAGTTCACGTGCGACGTACATCGTGGGAATGGTCAAGCACTTCAACCGGCACGGTTACGATACCCTTGCATGGAACTTCAGGTCCTGCAGTGGCGAAGTGAATCTGACGGTGCCTTTTTACCATCCGGGGCAAACGGACGATTATCAATTGGTGGTGGATGCAGCGATCGCGAGAGGCTACCAAGAAATTTATCTTGCCGGATTCAGCCTTGGGGGAGCGATCACACTACGGTATCTGGGCGAATTGGGTGAAAAGGTCAGGCCGGAGATCAAACGTGCGGTTGTTTTTTCAGTTCCGACTGATCTTTCGGCAAGCGCACACCACCTCTCAGAAGGCAATCAAGCAATGTATGGGCGAGCATTCCTGTTTAAATACAGGCGCAAAATGAATTTGAAGGCCAAAAAGATGCCGGAGCATTATGACATGACGGCTTGGGATCATATTCAAACCATGATCGATTTTGACGAGGCCTTTAATGTGCCGTGGCATCACCACCGCAATGCCGAGGAGTTTTATGCTGCAACGACGCCCAAAGACCTGCTGACGGATATCGGGATTCCTACCTTGATTGTGAATGCGATGAATGATCCGTTTTTACCGCCTGCCTGCTATCCTTGGGACGCTGCAAGCAGCCGCGATAACCTCTTTTTGGAAGTCCCTGAATTGGGTGGTCACGTGGGATTTATGACCTTGAGTTGGAAGGGAATCACCTGGAGCGAAGGACGTGCACAGGCGTTTTTCGAGGGTTGA
- a CDS encoding nucleotidyltransferase domain-containing protein, protein MLKNLLYFDIFQYPLTAQELRKLHPNRDAEPEAIAKALEQLTVRKLIHRYGEFYQIPETPVYADRRQRGNDLAAKRLQRAFQRSSFVAAFPFVEAVMISGSLSKNYMEDGSDIDFFVITQPGRLWVARTLLIAYKKLFLFNSHKEFCLNYFIDTDHLEIEDKNIFTATEVAFLLPTHNPDLYKKFRAANTWADNFYPHHGLRCLEQCEEIKRGPMKRLGEWLLNGRLGEALDARFMRLTMGRWQKKFTHLEQQRFEVAMRSRKYVSKHHPSAFQDRVIGKLQTKQQELEQKIGAKLPLDATAPA, encoded by the coding sequence GTGCTGAAGAATCTCCTGTATTTTGATATTTTCCAATACCCGCTCACGGCACAAGAGCTCCGCAAATTGCATCCGAACCGCGACGCAGAACCCGAGGCGATTGCCAAGGCACTCGAGCAATTGACAGTCCGCAAATTGATTCATCGGTACGGCGAATTCTACCAAATTCCAGAAACACCTGTTTACGCCGATCGCAGGCAACGCGGAAATGACCTTGCTGCAAAACGGCTGCAACGCGCCTTCCAACGAAGCAGCTTCGTTGCCGCATTTCCATTTGTGGAAGCCGTCATGATTTCCGGCTCGCTCTCCAAAAACTACATGGAAGATGGCAGCGACATCGACTTTTTTGTCATCACGCAACCCGGCCGGCTCTGGGTCGCACGGACTTTGCTGATCGCCTACAAAAAGCTATTCCTCTTCAATTCCCACAAAGAATTCTGTCTTAATTACTTCATTGACACAGATCACCTGGAAATTGAGGACAAAAACATCTTCACAGCAACCGAGGTCGCCTTCCTCCTTCCCACACACAATCCCGATTTGTACAAGAAATTCCGCGCGGCCAATACTTGGGCCGACAATTTTTATCCCCACCATGGGCTGCGCTGCCTCGAACAATGTGAAGAAATCAAACGAGGACCCATGAAGCGTTTGGGCGAATGGTTGCTGAACGGCCGCCTTGGCGAAGCCTTGGATGCGCGTTTTATGCGCCTCACGATGGGCCGCTGGCAGAAAAAATTCACGCATTTGGAACAACAGCGCTTCGAAGTCGCCATGCGCAGCCGGAAATATGTGAGCAAACATCATCCGAGTGCATTTCAAGACCGCGTGATCGGGAAACTCCAGACGAAACAACAGGAACTCGAACAAAAAATTGGCGCTAAACTGCCTTTGGACGCTACAGCACCCGCATGA
- a CDS encoding O-antigen ligase family protein — translation MLPLIPLGLLALLMAARHFEGFLVGMLFTVPFSVSITDIGGGFGAALPGEALLVLAAVGITMMILRKQINPWPLLMHPIGIVILLHLVWAFISMLNSSYSQISLKFLISRSAYIMVYYIGFGSMFFDPERRIVFFKAYLWGLVPVMAWAIFHLSQYGLSRSFSPVMAEPFYDDHTVFGACLAMILPLAGWIALRDRLQMRTGGINWAWPVFALVLVAMLLSFSRAAWMGIFVIGGFYALMRLKIRFRFIAMALVIVAVGAWFGRDAIVLRFQQNENVSGEDVFSTAASVTNVNTDDSNKERINRWACAIRMFEERPWMGFGPGTYERNYGDFQVLSEITRISSWVGDRGDAHSEYLGVLSEQGIPGLIFLSGLFLISLQIGLRIVYRSHDPQVRGITMAILMGLSTYYFHGFVNDFIDIDKAAVLIWGMLAMLAAMDMATQNPAGSELNPNNPLAS, via the coding sequence ATGTTGCCACTGATTCCACTCGGACTTCTGGCATTGCTGATGGCTGCGCGCCATTTTGAAGGGTTTTTAGTGGGGATGTTGTTTACAGTGCCCTTTTCTGTGAGCATCACGGACATTGGCGGCGGATTTGGTGCTGCATTACCTGGCGAAGCATTGCTGGTCTTGGCAGCGGTAGGCATTACCATGATGATCCTGCGCAAACAGATCAATCCTTGGCCCTTGTTGATGCATCCCATCGGTATTGTGATTCTTTTGCATCTGGTTTGGGCCTTCATCAGCATGCTAAACAGTTCATATTCGCAGATTTCCCTAAAATTTCTCATTTCCCGCAGCGCCTACATCATGGTGTATTATATCGGGTTTGGGAGCATGTTTTTCGATCCGGAGCGTCGAATTGTGTTCTTCAAAGCTTATCTCTGGGGCTTGGTTCCCGTCATGGCCTGGGCAATTTTCCACCTATCGCAGTATGGACTCAGCCGTTCGTTCTCACCCGTAATGGCCGAACCGTTTTACGATGACCATACTGTGTTTGGTGCTTGCTTGGCCATGATTTTGCCCTTGGCAGGCTGGATTGCCTTGCGCGACCGTCTGCAAATGCGTACCGGAGGGATCAATTGGGCTTGGCCTGTTTTTGCACTTGTACTTGTTGCCATGTTGCTCAGCTTTTCGCGTGCGGCTTGGATGGGAATCTTCGTCATCGGTGGATTTTATGCCTTGATGCGCCTGAAAATTCGATTCCGATTCATCGCCATGGCCCTCGTGATCGTTGCAGTAGGTGCTTGGTTTGGGAGGGATGCGATTGTGTTACGTTTCCAGCAAAACGAAAATGTCTCCGGGGAGGATGTATTTTCCACGGCGGCGTCCGTCACGAACGTCAATACCGATGACAGTAACAAGGAACGCATCAACCGCTGGGCATGCGCCATTCGGATGTTTGAGGAGCGGCCATGGATGGGATTCGGTCCCGGTACCTATGAGCGCAACTATGGGGATTTTCAAGTGCTGAGCGAAATCACACGGATCAGTTCGTGGGTTGGCGACCGTGGTGACGCACACTCCGAATATTTGGGCGTTTTGTCAGAACAGGGAATTCCAGGGTTGATTTTCCTCAGCGGTCTATTTTTGATCAGCCTGCAAATCGGCCTTCGGATCGTGTATCGCAGCCATGATCCACAGGTGCGCGGCATCACCATGGCGATCCTGATGGGGCTCAGCACCTACTATTTCCATGGTTTTGTCAATGACTTTATCGACATCGACAAGGCAGCAGTGTTGATCTGGGGAATGTTGGCCATGTTGGCAGCAATGGATATGGCAACCCAAAATCCGGCAGGTTCGGAATTGAACCCCAACAATCCATTGGCCTCGTAG
- a CDS encoding VCBS repeat-containing protein, whose product MSRILLFLLLFLSSAGFVTSQSGFVDVTSSSGVQHRGYNAMQMGGGSAWFDYDGDGDEDLIAVGGTGDNKLYRNDGAGSFTDVTVAAGLGNITWDTQGVVTGDVDNDGFREIFISTMWHQPNLFFQNNGDGTFTDASVSSGIGLDSMWVSSAAFGDYDRDGLLDLYRGNYVWLGQAITDSSGQPIGYAHRCNGNSLFHNNGNGTFTDIGAQEMVNDTGCALSVVFTDYDLDNDPDILVANDFGMWVAPNGLYQNNYPGPYADVGASTYADQAMYGMGIAVGDYDHDLDLDYYITDIGAAALYQQQPNHTFFQMATQAGIEDDSIGNAMATGWGNAWIDFDNDKWQDMFIAHGYIQLIPIFANVIQDPDKMYRNLGNGTFSDVTLALNLGDTNAGRGMAMADFDKDGDLDMFVNVVNLSLGGNDVSRLYSNDYSGSNHWLQVEPRGTYSNRDAFGAKMIVKVGADKWIHEVNGGSSHMSQHTHIAHFGMGTDTIVDSLWVIWPNGGVQLLTQIAGDQRILVIEDSAGFLAVPKPEITDLQVYPNPFDASLHVDFSLASGRNVVLSITDMTGRIVWESGLKGIPGVPLRWTWDGRTNAGLETPAGMYCLRVQVGAEQQVVRVMRAR is encoded by the coding sequence ATGTCACGTATCCTTCTCTTTTTACTGCTTTTTTTGAGCTCGGCCGGTTTTGTCACTTCTCAATCCGGATTTGTGGATGTCACATCTTCCTCCGGGGTCCAACATCGCGGCTACAATGCGATGCAAATGGGTGGTGGGTCGGCTTGGTTTGATTACGACGGAGACGGCGACGAAGATTTGATCGCGGTCGGTGGCACCGGCGACAACAAGCTTTACCGGAACGATGGCGCAGGAAGTTTCACAGATGTCACCGTCGCTGCAGGACTCGGCAATATCACTTGGGACACGCAAGGCGTGGTGACGGGCGATGTGGACAATGACGGTTTTCGCGAGATTTTCATTTCGACCATGTGGCATCAGCCGAATCTGTTTTTTCAAAACAACGGCGACGGAACATTTACGGATGCCTCCGTTTCCTCGGGAATCGGCCTCGATTCGATGTGGGTCAGTTCGGCAGCATTTGGTGACTATGACCGCGATGGACTGTTGGACCTTTACCGCGGAAACTATGTTTGGCTGGGCCAAGCGATCACCGACAGCAGTGGTCAACCCATCGGCTATGCCCACCGCTGCAACGGTAATTCCTTGTTTCACAACAATGGCAACGGGACTTTCACGGATATCGGTGCGCAGGAAATGGTGAATGATACCGGCTGTGCGCTCAGCGTGGTGTTTACGGACTACGACCTCGACAACGATCCCGACATTTTGGTCGCCAACGACTTTGGCATGTGGGTAGCACCCAATGGCCTTTATCAAAACAATTATCCCGGGCCGTATGCGGATGTCGGCGCAAGCACCTACGCCGATCAGGCCATGTACGGAATGGGCATCGCTGTCGGCGACTATGACCACGATCTGGATTTGGACTATTATATCACCGACATCGGGGCGGCAGCATTGTATCAGCAGCAGCCCAACCATACTTTTTTCCAGATGGCGACGCAAGCCGGAATTGAAGACGATTCGATCGGAAATGCGATGGCAACCGGCTGGGGAAATGCGTGGATCGACTTCGACAACGACAAATGGCAAGACATGTTCATCGCGCATGGATACATTCAGTTGATTCCCATTTTTGCAAACGTCATCCAAGACCCCGACAAAATGTATCGCAACCTTGGAAACGGTACTTTTAGCGATGTGACGCTGGCCTTGAATCTCGGGGATACCAATGCGGGCCGTGGAATGGCCATGGCGGATTTTGACAAGGATGGCGACTTGGACATGTTTGTGAACGTGGTGAATTTGTCCCTCGGCGGAAACGACGTTTCGCGGCTGTACAGCAATGACTACAGCGGATCCAACCATTGGTTGCAGGTCGAGCCACGCGGGACTTATAGCAACCGGGATGCATTTGGGGCCAAAATGATCGTCAAGGTAGGGGCAGACAAGTGGATCCATGAGGTCAATGGAGGCAGCAGTCATATGTCGCAGCATACCCATATCGCGCATTTTGGGATGGGCACCGATACGATTGTGGATAGTCTCTGGGTGATTTGGCCCAACGGCGGTGTACAGTTGCTCACACAAATTGCCGGTGATCAACGCATCCTGGTGATCGAGGACTCTGCGGGGTTCCTTGCAGTTCCAAAACCGGAAATTACTGATTTGCAGGTCTATCCAAATCCTTTTGATGCCAGTTTGCATGTCGACTTCTCCTTGGCTAGCGGTCGAAACGTTGTTTTGTCCATTACCGACATGACAGGCCGAATCGTCTGGGAATCGGGGCTAAAGGGGATTCCGGGCGTGCCTTTGCGCTGGACTTGGGATGGCAGGACCAATGCGGGATTGGAAACACCCGCCGGCATGTATTGCCTTCGCGTGCAAGTGGGTGCTGAACAACAGGTGGTGCGTGTGATGCGCGCCCGCTAG
- a CDS encoding DUF4348 domain-containing protein produces MRSVFLLLLILLQHGNPVQMSAETDFARVPDLALEPFDEFFDRFRASKHFQLKRTVFPLDEIDIRLETETSTATKIEKKAWKPLKFDQNGILEPIGGESVTQEIKTESTVVRMEIRGTDSGIYDDYEFERRVGKWYLVLRRSYSN; encoded by the coding sequence ATGCGCAGCGTGTTCCTTTTATTGCTCATTTTATTGCAGCACGGAAATCCCGTCCAAATGTCGGCTGAAACGGACTTTGCCCGTGTTCCCGATCTTGCTTTGGAACCCTTTGACGAATTCTTTGACCGCTTCCGGGCCTCCAAACATTTCCAACTCAAGCGCACCGTTTTCCCATTGGATGAAATTGACATTCGCCTCGAAACGGAAACTTCAACAGCAACCAAAATTGAAAAGAAGGCCTGGAAACCGCTCAAATTCGATCAAAATGGAATCTTGGAGCCAATTGGTGGCGAATCGGTTACGCAAGAAATCAAAACAGAATCAACTGTTGTCCGTATGGAAATTCGAGGTACGGATAGCGGAATTTACGATGACTACGAATTTGAGCGGCGGGTCGGGAAATGGTATTTGGTGCTGAGAAGAAGCTATTCGAATTGA
- a CDS encoding gliding motility-associated C-terminal domain-containing protein, whose product MRKCAYFFRLGLVAFILWSSLGGSIAWGQVFNDGPIQLQGRLRQFNISFPETDAAFFGIVGTPDDLSYNIWGREPVTNGVSWVQGTIPGLSCSGNGLLEDYTPPLNVWNAVFYNFTTPTPAVGGGLEVRLDTWEDESPDQLLGIGCGGSRCAYDVGFCCGGFLFGLCLGAIDDDDLRCNSGTTTPYTTLNYRLGPPCQWYNHGQQNGACANDVYHPTLETFWRYTRGDGCANAIDLGGVAPGFTTITHFNSNECYSSSHAFVSGNDVTYQINITQPIGLVVNTCGAGSMPSDVYVLNSGCTQLFSNSGFCGNGSQVSVPICQPGIYYIVVEGRAAAQGTFTLQVSENPALVVVANAGPNASVCSGLGVNIGAQLPQTGASGGQGPYSYSWTPTTFLTSTNTAATTAFPPTTTTYTLTVTDALGCQSQDSTIVTVNPGPIVNLGPDVTVCPGTAVPLDAGSGFSIYFWNTGSFTQTVSVTNPGQYLAVVTDIFGCLGRDTMNLFNHTIPTVNLGPDTSICLGQALPLTVANVYPNYAWSTGAISQSIATSASGTFSVTVTDGNSCTNRDTIVVNVDTLPVPILAPIVGKCPGSDVVLNPGAGWPNYVWSTGSINQLLITSNVGPYSVTVTDGNGCVGATSTNVVDFNAPLGFGVTAPANFFCQGSSITLDAGTGPNIAAYYWSNGVTTQTNTVNSSGFYHVTVTDINGCEWPDSIQVTESPLPTVELGPNQTICQGQNTLLAAPPGFAYTWSTGQNGQIISVTTSGTYSVTVTNPGTLCSAVDDITVTVLPNATPALPSTINTCAGQSTVLDPGSGFSSYNWSTGANSQSITVVTPGTYTVTVTNPNGCQRVASTTVTNFPAAVAVVSGSATGCLGTPETLVATGGFSSYAWSNGATTQGIIVNGTGIYTVTATDANGCEAVASLTITFGPEPVLNMPAVDTVCIGAQATLDAGAGFTTYLWSTGQTTQSIQAGGEGTYSVTVTNASGCSTTGSTFLSQSDTYPVDLGPANVQICDRGEIQLLAGPAYVNYQWSNGGGFQFINVTQPGTYSVTATDAWGCVSSDDVTVTAAGISNLDFLPSTQQLCAGETFLIDAGAQWDDYLWGTGNVDQYYLTSTGGIFYVTVTDVDGCRFTDSTEVVLLTPPALELGPSVNICPDEVIDLDAGAGFDSYTWSTGSNAQVIQINQLGDYYVTVTFNGCVLSDVMNVGDDCPGRIFVPNVFSPNGDGLNDFFQVTYVNMETLTVKIYDRWGKFLFESNDKDFKWDGNFNGNPLPEGTFFWTINYKFTDIEFPEEKRGTVMILR is encoded by the coding sequence ATGAGAAAGTGCGCTTATTTCTTTAGGCTTGGACTTGTTGCTTTTATTCTTTGGTCCTCCCTCGGAGGGAGTATTGCGTGGGGACAAGTATTCAACGACGGTCCTATCCAGCTCCAAGGAAGGTTGAGGCAGTTCAACATTTCATTTCCGGAAACGGATGCGGCCTTTTTTGGAATTGTCGGCACTCCTGATGACCTCAGCTACAATATCTGGGGCCGCGAACCGGTCACCAATGGCGTATCTTGGGTTCAAGGCACCATTCCCGGTTTGTCCTGCTCCGGAAACGGATTGCTGGAAGATTACACTCCACCACTCAACGTCTGGAACGCGGTATTCTACAATTTCACCACACCCACACCAGCAGTCGGTGGCGGACTTGAAGTGCGCTTGGACACTTGGGAAGACGAAAGTCCGGACCAATTGCTCGGTATCGGATGCGGCGGCTCACGTTGCGCCTATGATGTAGGCTTTTGCTGCGGTGGTTTTCTCTTTGGACTTTGTTTAGGTGCAATTGATGACGATGACCTGCGCTGCAACAGTGGAACCACGACTCCTTACACCACCTTGAACTACAGATTGGGACCACCTTGTCAATGGTACAATCATGGCCAGCAAAATGGAGCTTGTGCCAACGATGTTTATCATCCTACCCTTGAAACCTTCTGGCGGTACACACGCGGTGACGGGTGTGCAAACGCGATTGATTTGGGTGGCGTTGCTCCCGGCTTTACCACCATCACGCACTTCAACAGCAACGAATGCTACAGCAGTAGCCATGCATTTGTGTCCGGTAATGACGTTACGTATCAAATCAACATCACCCAACCCATTGGTTTGGTGGTCAATACCTGCGGCGCCGGATCGATGCCTTCGGATGTTTACGTTCTGAACAGCGGTTGTACACAATTGTTCAGCAACTCCGGATTCTGCGGAAACGGTTCACAAGTATCCGTACCTATTTGTCAGCCAGGCATTTACTACATTGTCGTAGAAGGCCGCGCTGCAGCCCAAGGAACCTTTACCCTGCAAGTTTCAGAAAACCCTGCCTTGGTCGTCGTGGCCAATGCAGGCCCGAACGCCTCGGTTTGCTCCGGTTTGGGCGTGAACATCGGCGCACAATTGCCACAAACAGGCGCCTCGGGTGGCCAAGGCCCTTACAGCTATTCGTGGACGCCGACAACCTTTTTGACGAGCACCAATACGGCTGCAACGACGGCATTTCCTCCGACAACGACGACTTACACGCTCACAGTCACCGATGCCCTCGGTTGCCAAAGCCAAGATTCGACCATCGTCACCGTCAATCCGGGACCGATTGTCAACCTCGGACCTGACGTGACGGTATGCCCGGGAACGGCCGTTCCGCTCGATGCAGGCTCAGGGTTCTCCATTTATTTCTGGAACACCGGTTCATTTACACAAACGGTGAGCGTCACCAACCCTGGCCAATACCTCGCAGTGGTGACCGACATTTTTGGTTGCCTCGGTCGGGACACCATGAACCTTTTCAATCATACGATTCCAACGGTCAATCTGGGACCTGATACGAGTATATGCCTTGGGCAGGCGCTGCCACTGACGGTCGCCAACGTGTATCCCAACTATGCTTGGAGCACCGGTGCCATCAGCCAAAGCATTGCAACATCGGCATCAGGAACTTTTTCCGTCACTGTTACGGACGGCAACAGTTGCACCAACCGCGACACCATTGTCGTGAATGTGGACACCCTTCCCGTGCCGATTTTGGCTCCGATCGTCGGAAAATGCCCCGGCAGCGACGTCGTGTTGAACCCTGGAGCAGGATGGCCCAACTACGTTTGGAGCACAGGATCCATCAACCAACTGCTGATCACATCTAACGTTGGCCCTTATTCGGTCACCGTAACCGATGGTAACGGATGCGTCGGCGCGACCTCCACCAACGTGGTTGACTTTAATGCCCCGCTTGGATTTGGCGTCACGGCCCCTGCCAACTTCTTCTGCCAAGGCAGCAGTATTACATTGGACGCAGGTACTGGTCCGAATATTGCGGCCTATTATTGGAGCAATGGCGTCACCACGCAGACCAATACGGTCAATTCCAGCGGATTTTATCACGTCACCGTGACCGATATCAACGGTTGCGAATGGCCTGACAGCATTCAAGTGACCGAATCTCCACTGCCTACGGTGGAACTCGGCCCCAATCAGACCATTTGCCAAGGCCAAAATACCTTGCTCGCAGCTCCTCCCGGATTCGCCTATACTTGGAGCACCGGTCAAAACGGTCAGATCATCAGTGTGACGACAAGTGGAACCTATTCAGTTACGGTGACCAATCCAGGTACACTTTGCTCCGCGGTCGATGACATTACCGTTACGGTACTGCCCAATGCGACACCGGCATTGCCATCCACGATCAACACCTGCGCCGGCCAATCGACCGTGCTTGATCCTGGTTCTGGATTCTCAAGTTACAACTGGAGCACAGGTGCCAACAGCCAAAGCATCACCGTTGTAACACCCGGCACATATACAGTGACCGTGACAAACCCCAACGGTTGTCAGCGCGTTGCAAGCACCACTGTCACCAATTTCCCCGCTGCAGTTGCAGTGGTTTCCGGCAGTGCAACAGGCTGCCTAGGCACGCCTGAAACATTGGTTGCTACCGGTGGATTTAGCAGTTATGCATGGAGCAACGGTGCAACCACCCAAGGGATTATCGTCAATGGTACGGGAATCTATACGGTGACTGCGACCGATGCCAACGGTTGTGAAGCCGTGGCTTCTTTGACGATCACTTTTGGACCGGAGCCCGTGCTGAATATGCCGGCCGTGGATACGGTATGTATCGGTGCCCAAGCGACCTTGGACGCTGGCGCAGGTTTCACCACCTACCTCTGGAGCACGGGTCAAACGACCCAATCGATTCAAGCAGGTGGCGAAGGGACCTACTCAGTCACTGTCACCAATGCATCAGGCTGCAGCACAACAGGTTCTACCTTCCTCAGCCAAAGCGATACCTATCCAGTGGACCTCGGCCCTGCCAACGTGCAGATTTGCGACCGTGGAGAAATCCAGCTTTTGGCCGGTCCAGCGTACGTGAACTATCAATGGAGCAACGGTGGTGGATTCCAATTCATCAACGTGACGCAACCCGGCACATATTCGGTGACGGCAACGGATGCTTGGGGATGTGTTTCCAGTGATGATGTGACCGTAACAGCTGCAGGAATCAGCAACTTGGATTTCTTGCCTTCGACGCAGCAACTCTGTGCCGGGGAAACCTTCCTCATTGACGCAGGCGCGCAATGGGACGATTATCTCTGGGGAACAGGCAATGTCGATCAATATTACTTGACTTCGACAGGGGGCATTTTCTACGTTACCGTAACGGATGTGGACGGTTGCCGCTTCACGGACTCCACAGAAGTTGTATTGCTGACGCCACCTGCGCTCGAGCTTGGTCCAAGCGTGAACATCTGCCCTGACGAAGTCATCGACTTGGACGCTGGTGCAGGGTTTGATTCCTATACCTGGTCGACGGGTAGCAATGCACAAGTCATTCAGATCAATCAATTGGGCGACTACTACGTGACCGTCACGTTCAATGGCTGCGTACTTTCAGATGTAATGAATGTTGGGGACGATTGTCCAGGCAGAATCTTCGTTCCAAACGTGTTTTCGCCCAATGGGGATGGTCTCAACGACTTCTTCCAAGTCACTTATGTGAACATGGAAACGCTGACCGTCAAGATCTATGACCGTTGGGGCAAGTTCCTTTTCGAAAGCAATGACAAGGACTTCAAGTGGGATGGCAACTTCAATGGGAATCCATTGCCCGAGGGAACCTTCTTCTGGACGATCAATTACAAGTTCACGGATATTGAGTTCCCCGAGGAGAAACGCGGAACCGTGATGATTCTGCGCTAA
- a CDS encoding DUF2177 family protein, whose amino-acid sequence MLILKIFLAFLLTSLVFFAIDLVWLGLIAKDFYAKNMGGLLSEKVKWPAALLFYCIYIAGTLLFVVYPAVGKDAWLQAMYMGAALGFLCYATYDLTSYALIKDFPLKVVVVDLIWGTVLTAMVSTAGFFIVRWLQ is encoded by the coding sequence ATGCTCATCCTGAAGATTTTCCTCGCGTTTTTGCTGACATCCTTGGTCTTTTTTGCGATTGACTTGGTTTGGCTGGGTTTGATTGCCAAGGACTTTTACGCCAAAAACATGGGCGGATTGCTTTCGGAGAAGGTCAAATGGCCTGCGGCCCTTCTATTTTATTGCATTTACATCGCAGGGACTTTATTGTTTGTCGTGTATCCGGCCGTCGGGAAGGATGCGTGGCTGCAAGCGATGTACATGGGTGCCGCCTTGGGTTTTTTGTGTTACGCCACCTACGACTTGACGAGCTATGCCCTGATCAAGGACTTTCCGTTGAAGGTGGTGGTCGTGGATCTGATTTGGGGAACGGTTTTGACGGCGATGGTGAGTACTGCCGGGTTTTTTATTGTGCGGTGGTTGCAGTAG